A part of Candidatus Bathyarchaeia archaeon genomic DNA contains:
- a CDS encoding ABC transporter ATP-binding protein has translation MNRVDTEITVQVDGLRREFDSKEGKVTALDGVNLQVRKGEIFGVLGPNGAGKTTMIRILSTLLLPTSGKAGVMGFDVEKEPEKIRAVINMASGSERAGYDFISARGNLWFFSQLYGIPSEEAHKRINELSDMLGLQSYLDRKFYALSTGYKQRVTLVRAFINDPKVVFLDEPTIGLDVMTALSIREYILKQAKEHGRTILLATHNMAEVDAICNRVAIIDKGKILACDTPAALKRSLGAPSLVLEVSPPPAPGSLEPIGKLDGVKGYTASIDEERGLSRIQVVVDGDLSAQSVIDSVRKSEMTVVSNWRQQATLEEVFVALVGRGFREREHEAA, from the coding sequence ATGAATCGCGTCGATACGGAAATCACCGTCCAAGTGGATGGCCTTAGACGCGAGTTCGATAGTAAAGAGGGAAAGGTCACCGCCCTCGACGGTGTCAATCTGCAAGTTCGAAAGGGCGAGATATTCGGCGTGCTCGGGCCGAACGGCGCTGGAAAGACAACTATGATCCGAATACTTTCCACACTTCTGCTGCCGACTTCGGGTAAGGCTGGGGTAATGGGTTTTGATGTGGAAAAGGAGCCGGAAAAGATTCGGGCCGTAATCAACATGGCTAGCGGTTCAGAGAGGGCAGGTTACGACTTCATCAGTGCCCGCGGAAACCTATGGTTCTTTTCCCAGCTCTACGGAATACCCTCCGAAGAGGCACACAAGCGCATAAACGAACTTTCGGACATGCTAGGACTGCAGAGCTATCTGGACAGAAAGTTCTACGCGCTCTCCACGGGCTACAAGCAGAGAGTCACCCTAGTAAGAGCATTCATCAACGATCCCAAGGTAGTATTTCTTGACGAACCGACGATAGGTCTTGACGTCATGACGGCACTAAGCATACGCGAGTACATTCTGAAGCAAGCGAAAGAGCATGGGAGGACCATTCTACTCGCAACACACAACATGGCCGAGGTCGATGCAATCTGCAACCGTGTCGCGATAATCGATAAGGGCAAGATCCTTGCGTGCGACACTCCCGCAGCTCTGAAACGGTCGCTAGGTGCCCCATCTCTTGTTCTAGAGGTCTCACCCCCTCCAGCTCCCGGAAGCCTTGAGCCAATTGGGAAACTTGACGGAGTCAAAGGCTACACCGCATCAATCGATGAAGAAAGAGGGTTATCACGAATTCAAGTTGTCGTGGACGGAGATTTATCTGCGCAGTCCGTGATTGACTCAGTCCGGAAGTCAGAAATGACAGTCGTGTCGAACTGGAGGCAACAAGCAACTCTGGAAGAGGTCTTCGTCGCATTAGTGGGTCGAGGGTTTCGGGAGAGAGAACATGAAGCTGCATAG
- a CDS encoding ABC transporter permease, whose product MKLHSNPWLRTAYARLWVRAKSIYGEPLWVAVNVGFPFFTSFSFTMVYRAYGLGAYAGFAILGGVMISFWGNVLWSMASQFNWDKQVGLFEIYISSPAPITAILVGMSLGGILGTAPSAAMVAILGWIIFAPPIHPYWPAVVLIFSLTLASLYAMGMALSSLYLAYGREADSVNEALHEPVSLISGVYFPSVGQGISPFPFAVQAAASIIPLTIGMDALRQSLGFPIPIPFIPLYLEALILALMAVILLFASSRALRFLENKGRRTGSIAVRQR is encoded by the coding sequence ATGAAGCTGCATAGCAACCCATGGCTGAGAACCGCGTACGCCAGATTGTGGGTGAGAGCGAAAAGCATCTACGGAGAGCCCCTTTGGGTAGCAGTCAACGTCGGATTCCCATTCTTCACATCATTCTCCTTTACAATGGTTTACCGAGCCTACGGCCTCGGTGCCTACGCTGGATTCGCTATCCTCGGTGGAGTAATGATCTCTTTCTGGGGGAATGTTCTGTGGTCGATGGCGAGCCAGTTCAACTGGGATAAGCAAGTCGGACTCTTTGAGATCTATATCAGTTCCCCCGCGCCGATCACTGCCATTCTGGTAGGAATGTCTCTCGGCGGGATCCTCGGCACGGCACCATCCGCAGCAATGGTGGCCATTCTAGGATGGATTATCTTCGCTCCACCTATCCATCCATATTGGCCCGCGGTTGTCCTCATCTTCTCTCTGACCCTTGCATCTCTCTACGCGATGGGCATGGCCTTATCCTCGCTCTACCTGGCTTATGGTAGGGAAGCTGATTCAGTCAACGAAGCGCTTCACGAACCCGTCTCTCTTATTTCCGGCGTCTACTTCCCCTCGGTTGGTCAAGGAATCTCTCCCTTCCCATTTGCAGTGCAAGCGGCAGCATCAATAATTCCCCTCACCATCGGAATGGACGCTCTGCGACAGAGCCTGGGGTTCCCGATCCCAATCCCATTCATTCCACTCTACCTCGAAGCTCTCATTCTCGCTCTGATGGCAGTCATCCTCCTCTTCGCGTCTTCCAGAGCCTTGCGATTCCTTGAAAACAAGGGACGGAGGACTGGTTCAATCGCTGTGAGACAAAGATGA
- a CDS encoding ABC transporter permease, with protein sequence MSVLRSILASVRVGWYREFNWTNPVLGFSMRTLGPLAGVITASSVYFVGASATVPSRFSPAQLAFILIGAALYAHVAAYSWVPTLAIAEGKWTYVFPQVFISPHSSLPYLTGRTIASFFSSTLTVIVSLVLSFFILSSVFNTNIPFVVTPLSVTLLFFAMIVNVLAAFGLGLLLSAYALFATKFEWALPTYVAGVLMVFSEALFPVSFLPHPVSDVANVLPFTEFMRASRQAMIQGGDIYSYFSYIGLATLGGIILLAVGFLAFRYAENRARRLGVIDKKTA encoded by the coding sequence ATGAGCGTCCTCAGAAGCATTCTCGCTTCGGTGCGAGTTGGCTGGTATAGAGAGTTCAACTGGACCAACCCCGTCTTAGGATTCTCTATGAGAACACTCGGGCCGCTTGCGGGTGTTATCACTGCCTCAAGTGTGTACTTTGTAGGGGCCTCCGCTACTGTTCCTTCTAGGTTTAGTCCGGCTCAGCTCGCCTTCATCCTCATCGGCGCCGCATTATACGCCCACGTTGCCGCATACTCTTGGGTTCCAACACTCGCCATAGCGGAAGGAAAATGGACCTACGTATTCCCCCAGGTCTTCATCTCTCCACATTCATCGCTGCCTTACTTGACTGGGAGGACGATTGCGTCGTTCTTCTCTTCAACCCTAACCGTCATCGTCTCTCTCGTGCTGTCCTTCTTCATTTTATCGTCAGTATTCAACACGAATATTCCTTTTGTTGTGACCCCTCTTTCAGTCACTCTGTTGTTCTTCGCCATGATTGTGAATGTTCTTGCGGCGTTTGGACTAGGGCTACTACTCAGCGCTTACGCATTGTTCGCGACAAAATTCGAGTGGGCTCTACCCACTTATGTTGCGGGAGTCTTGATGGTTTTCTCAGAAGCTCTATTTCCGGTGTCCTTTCTACCACATCCCGTGTCAGACGTAGCAAACGTGCTCCCATTTACCGAATTCATGAGGGCCTCAAGGCAAGCGATGATCCAAGGGGGCGACATCTACTCATACTTCTCATACATTGGACTTGCAACTCTTGGAGGGATCATCCTCCTAGCGGTGGGCTTTCTTGCGTTCAGATACGCTGAGAATCGGGCGAGGCGGCTCGGTGTCATCGACAAGAAAACGGCCTGA